A portion of the Glycine max cultivar Williams 82 chromosome 10, Glycine_max_v4.0, whole genome shotgun sequence genome contains these proteins:
- the LOC100818195 gene encoding leucine-rich repeat extensin-like protein 6, whose amino-acid sequence MASHSPKREGPYYLNIVLFLTILISIINPSHQDPSSPLPPINPRLTKAYTALQAWKHKITSDPKNFTLNWCGPNVCNYTGIYCAPALDDPHIYTVAGVDLNHATISGSLPEELGLLTDLSLLHINSNRFCGSLPTSFDKLHLLHELDISNNQFSGPFPEVVLCIPNLKYLDIRFNNFHGNVPSRLFDVKLDALFINNNNFQFSLPNNFGNSTASVVVFANNDLKGCLPSSLVKMKGTLNEIIITNSGLTGCLPSEIGDLDMVTVFDVSFNKLVGELPESLGRMKKLEQLNVANNELSGEIPESVCMLPRLENFTYSYNYFCSESPTCLKLKDKDDTKNCIPYRPLQRSLDECKAFYAHPVHCSAFGCASPPPPPPPPPPPPPPATYHHYP is encoded by the coding sequence ATGGCCTCTCATTCCCCAAAGAGAGAAGGCCCTTATTATCTTAATATTGTACTATTCCTTACCATTCTCATCTCCATCATCAACCCTTCACACCAAGACCCTTCTTCCCCTCTCCCCCCAATAAACCCAAGACTCACCAAAGCCTACACAGCACTCCAAGCATGGAAACACAAGATCACCTCAGACCCCAAAAACTTCACCTTAAACTGGTGTGGCCCCAATGTTTGCAACTACACTGGCATATACTGTGCACCAGCCCTAGATGATCCTCACATCTACACTGTTGCTGGAGTTGACCTAAACCATGCCACCATATCTGGCTCATTGCCAGAAGAACTTGGCCTCTTAACTGACCTATCACTTCTCCACATAAACTCCAACCGTTTCTGTGGTTCTCTTCCCACTAGCTTCGACAAACTTCACCTCCTCCATGAACTTGACATCAGCAACAACCAATTCTCGGGACCATTCCCCGAAGTTGTTCTTTGCATCCCTAACTTAAAATACTTGGATATCAGATTCAACAACTTCCACGGCAACGTTCCCTCGCGCCTCTTCGATGTCAAACTCGATGCACttttcatcaacaacaacaatttccAATTCTCGTTGCCCAATAATTTCGGGAACAGTACTGCTTCTGTGGTCGTGTTTGCGAACAATGACCTAAAAGGGTGTCTTCCTTCGAGTTTGGTTAAAATGAAGGGTACCCTTAACGAGATTATCATCACCAACAGTGGCTTAACGGGGTGTTTGCCTAGTGAGATAGGGGATTTGGACATGGTCACGGTGTTTGATGTGAGCTTCAACAAGTTGGTTGGAGAACTGCCTGAGTCATTGGGAAGAATGAAGAAGTTGGAGCAGCTGAATGTGGCGAATAACGAGTTGTCTGGTGAGATTCCTGAGAGTGTTTGCATGTTGCCGAGGTTGGAGAATTTCACGTACTCTTATAACTACTTCTGCAGTGAGTCACCAACGTGTCTCAAGTTGAAGGATAAGGATGATACCAAGAATTGTATTCCTTATAGGCCATTGCAAAGGTCACTGGATGAGTGTAAGGCTTTTTATGCACATCCTGTTCATTGTAGTGCCTTTGGTTGTGCATCGCCGCCGCcgccacctcctcctcctccgccgccgccgccaccgGCAACTTACCACCACTATCCCTGA
- the LOC100818730 gene encoding 40S ribosomal protein S3a, translating into MAVGKNKRISKGKKGGKKKAADPFAKKDWYDIKAPSVFQVKNVGKTLVSRTQGTKIASEGLKHRVFEVSLADLQGDEDHAFKKIRLRAEDVQGKNVLTNFWGMDFTTDKLRSLVRKWQTLIEAHVDVKTTDNYTLRMFCIGFTKRRANQVKRTCYAQSSQIRQIRRKMREIMTNQATACDLKELVRKFIPEIIGKEIEKATSSIYPLQNVFVRKVKILKAPKFDLGKLMEVHGDYSEDVGAKVDRPADEIVAEEPTEIVGA; encoded by the exons ATGGCCGTCGGAAAGAACAAGCGCATCTCCAAGGGGAAGAAGGGTGGCAAGAAGAAGGC AGCTGATCCCTTTGCCAAGAAGGATTGGTATGACATTAAGGCTCCTTCTGTTTTTCAAGTGAAAAATGTTGGCAAAACCCTCGTCTCTCGTACTCAGGGTACCAAG ATTGCTTCTGAAGGACTCAAGCATAGAGTGTTTGAGGTCTCCTTGGCTGATCTTCAAGGGGATGAGGATCATGCATTCAAGAAGATTAGGTTGAGAGCTGAAGATGTGCAAGGGAAGAATGTTCTGACAAATTTCTGG GGAATGGATTTCACAACAGACAAGCTGAGGTCATTGGTACGAAAATGGCAAACTCTTATTGAAGCCCATGTGGATGTGAAGACAACTGATAATTACACATTGAGGATGTTTTGCATTGGATTTACCAAGAGAAGAGCTAACCAGGTGAAGAGAACCTGTTATGCACAATCAAGCCAGATTAGACAG ATTCGTAGGAAGATGAGGGAGATCATGACCAACCAGGCAACAGCATGTGATTTGAAGGAGTTGGTCCGGAAGTTTATTCCTGAGATTATTGGAAAAGAGATCGAGAAGGCAACATCTAGTATTTACCCTCTGCAGAATGTGTTTGTTCGTAAAGTCAAGATCCTGAAAGCTCCTAAGTTTGATCTTGGGAAACTGATGgag GTTCATGGAGATTACTCCGAGGATGTTGGTGCAAAGGTAGACAGACCTGCTGATGAAATAGTGGCAGAGGAACCCACTGAAATTGTTGGAGCTTGA
- the LOC111043201 gene encoding acetyltransferase (GNAT) domain-containing protein, whose amino-acid sequence MEGATICSTTDSIEEGFDLTQISLRPISLDDLDDLMLWTTDEKVARYCTWEPYTSKEDGINFIQNIAGKSLWFRAICLNNRAIGCIDFFSCEGQRRNRHKSVELGYALASIYWGKGIATHAVKQVIKVAFSEFPHLERLQALVDVENVASQKVLEKAGFQREGVLRKYVVIKGKSRDMVMFSVLSNDPLS is encoded by the coding sequence ATGGAGGGAGCTACTATCTGTTCCACAACAGATTCCATAGAAGAGGGTTTTGATTTGACCCAAATCTCTCTTCGACCCATTAGTCTTGATGATCTTGATGATCTCATGTTGTGGACCACTGATGAAAAAGTTGCAAGGTATTGCACTTGGGAACCTTACACTAGCAAAGAGGATGGCATCAACTTCATCCAAAACATAGCAGGGAAATCTCTATGGTTCAGAGCAATTTGCCTCAATAACCGTGCAATTGGGTGTATTGATTTTTTCTCATGTGAGGGCCAGCGTAGAAACAGGCACAAATCTGTTGAACTTGGTTACGCTTTAGCCTCCATATACTGGGGAAAAGGGATTGCAACACATGCTGTGAAACAAGTGATTAAAGTTGCATTCAGCGAGTTTCCACACTTGGAGAGGCTTCAGGCTCTAGTTGATGTGGAAAATGTGGCTTCTCAGAAGGTGCTGGAGAAGGCTGGTTTTCAAAGGGAGGGTGTTCTCAGGAAGTATGTGGTCATTAAAGGAAAAAGTAGAGATATGGTTATGTTCAGTGTTCTTTCCAACGATCCTCTAAGTTGA